In Humulus lupulus chromosome 6, drHumLupu1.1, whole genome shotgun sequence, a single genomic region encodes these proteins:
- the LOC133783440 gene encoding uncharacterized protein LOC133783440: protein MNSYFSQVIPARYDQFKKTADKTKYYWDADIMSMLTGIEQQFLASWGGVEDVYWCQNYGQQHWFAIEASISSWTLTVYDSDNSVISDAKLEDIMNPWCFMLPSLLMQSKLFTDSLMLKIPSAGNRPHQFTLRRKQKHELPQSKRSGDCGVYAIKYIEHLMVGLPLEAICDENMEVFRNKWTTDLWYQNLLP from the exons atgaacagttatttctcacaagtgatacctgcccgatatgatcagttcaagaaaacagccgacaaaacaaagtattattgggatgctgacattatgtccatgttgaccggcatcgagcagcagtttctggcatcttggggaggagttgaggatgtatattggtgccagaactatggacaacaacattggtttgccattgaggcttccatttctagttggactctgactgtttacgattcagacaactcggtgattagtgacgcaaagcttgaggatattatgaatccatggtgctttatgctaccttctctgttaatgcagagtaaactgtttactgatagcttgatgttgaagattccatcagcaggaaataggccgcatcagttcacattgcgtcgcaaacagaaacacgagctccctcagtcaaagagaag tggggattgtggtgtgtatgctatcaagtatattgagcatctaatggtcggtcttccattggaagctatctgcgatgaaaatatggaggtgttcaggaacaagtggaccacagacttgtggtatcaaaatttgttaccttga
- the LOC133783441 gene encoding wall-associated receptor kinase-like 10 isoform X1 — MVVTTMLNYYLSVIIIIGSLLMARSSTVLAIVAKPGCPEKCGDVTIPFPFGIGSSSSNNCFLNKWFEISCRNSTTPFLDQTQLQVLNISLYDKRVQVRSPISFFNCANKTSKRSANLTGSPFYYSFYNQFIAISCGAFAKLEIRSGKEVYQNGCTSSSSTCSSSFSSSNNIDFSNCDDGIKCCRTSFKGGDNFKISMDNDSSTTLATNHDNEYCKYAFVIDPNYKTSHDDDDLDYYVPVRLSWNINSKYFDIFKTHVMPTTSSSFECDNYDGVALNSSLDRISRCVCHHGFRGSAYIQDGCQDINECIEGTVLCPGGSTCVNTVGGYHCSYKRKTIFIGVGSTWILYIFIKKRKEIKRKKAFFKRNGGLLLEQQIHSSENNVEQTKLFKSKELEKATDNFNIDRVFGQGGQGTVYKGMLKDGKIVAVKKSKIIDEAKLSEFINEVVILTQIKHRNVVRLLGCCLETDVPLLVYEFIPNGTLSEYIHDKNAEFPFTWNMRLRIATEVAGALSYLHSAASFPIYHRDVKSTNILLDEKLTAKVADFGTSRTISLEQTHLTTLVYGTFGYLDPEYFQSNQFTDKSDVYSFGVVLVELLTGQKAISATRSEEEGRSLATYFMMTMEEKSSSLFDILDGQVLKDAPKEEILIVVDLAKRCLHLNGRNRPTMKEVAKELERIQGIDNKDSNGIQHNYEDLAYAQPEIADYSWNVSTSSIGLTFDSAATSFSLHQELPLL; from the exons atggTAGTAACTACTATGCTGAACTACTACTTGTCTGTTATCATAATTATTGGATCGTTGTTAATGGCAAGATCGTCAACAGTACTAGCTATAGTTGCGAAACCTGGTTGTCCAGAAAAGTGTGGAGATGTAACTATTCCATTCCCTTTCGGAATTGGGTCATCATCATCCAACAATTGTTTTCTTAACAAATGGTTCGAAATCTCCTGCCGCAACTCTACTACGCCTTTCCTCGATCAAACTCAACTACAGGTACTTAACATTTCGTTATATGACAAACGGGTTCAGGTGAGAAGCCCCATCAGTTTCTTCAACTGTGCAAATAAGACAAGCAAAAGATCAGCAAATTTAACAGGAAGCCCCTTCTACTATTCTTTTTACAATCAGTTCATTGCAATAAGTTGTGGTGCTTTTGCCAAGTTGGAAATAAGGAGTGGTAAGGAGGTCTACCAAAATGGGTGCACAAGCAGCAGCTCCACCTGCTCATCATCATTCAGTAGTAGTAATAATATTGATTTTAGTAATTGCGACGATGGCATTAAATGTTGTCGTACTTCTTTCAAAGGTGGTGACAACTTCAAAATCTCTATGGATAATGATTCTAGTACGACTCTTGCAACAAATCATGATAACGAATATTGCAAATATGCGTTCGTGATTGATCCTAACTACAAAACATCCCATGATGATGATGATCTGGATTATTATGTTCCTGTCCGACTAAGTTGGAACATTAACAGTAAGTATTTCGACATATTTAAAACACATGTTATGCCAACCACATCTAGCAGCTTCGAATGCGACAACTATGATGGTGTTGCTTTAAATTCCTCTCTAGATCGGATATCCAGATGTGTCTGCCATCACGGATTTCGAGGGAGTGCGTACATTCAGGACGGGTGTCAAG ATATTAATGAATGCATTGAGGGAACAGTGTTGTGCCCTGGAGGCTCTACTTGCGTGAACACTGTCGGGGGCTATCACTGTAGTTATAAACGCAAGACCATCTTTATAG GTGTGGGGAGTACATGGATACTATACATattcataaagaaaagaaaagaaattaaacGCAAGAAAGCATTTTTCAAACGAAATGGTGGCCTTTTGTTGGAACAACAGATACACTCAAGTGAAAACAATGTCGAGCAAACGAAGTTGTTCAAGTCAAAAGAGTTAGAGAAGGCAACTGATAATTTCAATATAGACAGAGTTTTTGGGCAAGGAGGCCAAGGCACTGTGTACAAAGGAATGTTGAAAGATGGAAAGATTGTTGCTGTAAAGAAGTCTAAAATAATTGATGAAGCCAAACTCTCTGAATTCATCAATGAAGTTGTCATTCTTACACAAATCAAACATAGAAATGTTGTCAGGCTATTGGGATGTTGTCTGGAGACAGATGTTCCACTTCTAGTTTATGAATTCATCCCAAACGGAACACTTTCTGAGTATATTCATGACAAAAATGCAGAGTTTCCTTTCACATGGAACATGAGATTACGAATTGCAACTGAAGTTGCAGGAGCTCTTTCATACTTACACTCAGCAGCTTCTTTTCCAATTTATCATCGAGATGTCAAGTCTACGAACATACTCCTTGATGAAAAACTCACAGCAAAAGTTGCAGACTTTGGTACATCAAGAACTATCTCCTTAGAGCAAACTCACCTGACCACTTTAGTTTATGGCACATTTGGCTATCTAGATCCAGAATACTTTCAGTCTAACCAATTCACAGATAAGAGTGATGTTTATAGTTTTGGAGTGGTTCTTGTCGAGCTCTTGACCGGACAAAAAGCAATATCTGCAACAAGGTCAGAGGAGGAAGGAAGAAGTTTGGCAACATATTTCATGATGACAATGGAGGAAAAGAGCAGTAGTTTGTTCGACATTCTTGATGGTCAAGTTCTCAAAGATGCGCCAAAAGAAGAGATCTTAATTGTTGTTGATCTTGCAAAGAGATGCTTACATTTGAATGGAAGGAATCGACCTACCATGAAAGAAGTAGCAAAGGAGCTAGAGAGGATTCAAGGCATTGATAATAAAGATTCCAATGGTATTCAACATAATTATGAAGATTTAGCATATGCACAACCTGAAATTGCAGACTACTCTTGGAATGTTTCCACATCGTCAATAGGGTTAACTTTTGATAGTGCTGCTACTAGCTTCTCGTTGCATCAAGAATTACCATTGTTGTAA
- the LOC133783441 gene encoding wall-associated receptor kinase-like 10 isoform X2 gives MVVTTMLNYYLSVIIIIGSLLMARSSTVLAIVAKPGCPEKCGDVTIPFPFGIGSSSSNNCFLNKWFEISCRNSTTPFLDQTQLQVLNISLYDKRVQVRSPISFFNCANKTSKRSANLTGSPFYYSFYNQFIAISCGAFAKLEIRSGKEVYQNGCTSSSSTCSSSFSSSNNIDFSNCDDGIKCCRTSFKGGDNFKISMDNDSSTTLATNHDNEYCKYAFVIDPNYKTSHDDDDLDYYVPVRLSWNINNRISRCVCHHGFRGSAYIQDGCQDINECIEGTVLCPGGSTCVNTVGGYHCSYKRKTIFIGVGSTWILYIFIKKRKEIKRKKAFFKRNGGLLLEQQIHSSENNVEQTKLFKSKELEKATDNFNIDRVFGQGGQGTVYKGMLKDGKIVAVKKSKIIDEAKLSEFINEVVILTQIKHRNVVRLLGCCLETDVPLLVYEFIPNGTLSEYIHDKNAEFPFTWNMRLRIATEVAGALSYLHSAASFPIYHRDVKSTNILLDEKLTAKVADFGTSRTISLEQTHLTTLVYGTFGYLDPEYFQSNQFTDKSDVYSFGVVLVELLTGQKAISATRSEEEGRSLATYFMMTMEEKSSSLFDILDGQVLKDAPKEEILIVVDLAKRCLHLNGRNRPTMKEVAKELERIQGIDNKDSNGIQHNYEDLAYAQPEIADYSWNVSTSSIGLTFDSAATSFSLHQELPLL, from the exons atggTAGTAACTACTATGCTGAACTACTACTTGTCTGTTATCATAATTATTGGATCGTTGTTAATGGCAAGATCGTCAACAGTACTAGCTATAGTTGCGAAACCTGGTTGTCCAGAAAAGTGTGGAGATGTAACTATTCCATTCCCTTTCGGAATTGGGTCATCATCATCCAACAATTGTTTTCTTAACAAATGGTTCGAAATCTCCTGCCGCAACTCTACTACGCCTTTCCTCGATCAAACTCAACTACAGGTACTTAACATTTCGTTATATGACAAACGGGTTCAGGTGAGAAGCCCCATCAGTTTCTTCAACTGTGCAAATAAGACAAGCAAAAGATCAGCAAATTTAACAGGAAGCCCCTTCTACTATTCTTTTTACAATCAGTTCATTGCAATAAGTTGTGGTGCTTTTGCCAAGTTGGAAATAAGGAGTGGTAAGGAGGTCTACCAAAATGGGTGCACAAGCAGCAGCTCCACCTGCTCATCATCATTCAGTAGTAGTAATAATATTGATTTTAGTAATTGCGACGATGGCATTAAATGTTGTCGTACTTCTTTCAAAGGTGGTGACAACTTCAAAATCTCTATGGATAATGATTCTAGTACGACTCTTGCAACAAATCATGATAACGAATATTGCAAATATGCGTTCGTGATTGATCCTAACTACAAAACATCCCATGATGATGATGATCTGGATTATTATGTTCCTGTCCGACTAAGTTGGAACATTAACA ATCGGATATCCAGATGTGTCTGCCATCACGGATTTCGAGGGAGTGCGTACATTCAGGACGGGTGTCAAG ATATTAATGAATGCATTGAGGGAACAGTGTTGTGCCCTGGAGGCTCTACTTGCGTGAACACTGTCGGGGGCTATCACTGTAGTTATAAACGCAAGACCATCTTTATAG GTGTGGGGAGTACATGGATACTATACATattcataaagaaaagaaaagaaattaaacGCAAGAAAGCATTTTTCAAACGAAATGGTGGCCTTTTGTTGGAACAACAGATACACTCAAGTGAAAACAATGTCGAGCAAACGAAGTTGTTCAAGTCAAAAGAGTTAGAGAAGGCAACTGATAATTTCAATATAGACAGAGTTTTTGGGCAAGGAGGCCAAGGCACTGTGTACAAAGGAATGTTGAAAGATGGAAAGATTGTTGCTGTAAAGAAGTCTAAAATAATTGATGAAGCCAAACTCTCTGAATTCATCAATGAAGTTGTCATTCTTACACAAATCAAACATAGAAATGTTGTCAGGCTATTGGGATGTTGTCTGGAGACAGATGTTCCACTTCTAGTTTATGAATTCATCCCAAACGGAACACTTTCTGAGTATATTCATGACAAAAATGCAGAGTTTCCTTTCACATGGAACATGAGATTACGAATTGCAACTGAAGTTGCAGGAGCTCTTTCATACTTACACTCAGCAGCTTCTTTTCCAATTTATCATCGAGATGTCAAGTCTACGAACATACTCCTTGATGAAAAACTCACAGCAAAAGTTGCAGACTTTGGTACATCAAGAACTATCTCCTTAGAGCAAACTCACCTGACCACTTTAGTTTATGGCACATTTGGCTATCTAGATCCAGAATACTTTCAGTCTAACCAATTCACAGATAAGAGTGATGTTTATAGTTTTGGAGTGGTTCTTGTCGAGCTCTTGACCGGACAAAAAGCAATATCTGCAACAAGGTCAGAGGAGGAAGGAAGAAGTTTGGCAACATATTTCATGATGACAATGGAGGAAAAGAGCAGTAGTTTGTTCGACATTCTTGATGGTCAAGTTCTCAAAGATGCGCCAAAAGAAGAGATCTTAATTGTTGTTGATCTTGCAAAGAGATGCTTACATTTGAATGGAAGGAATCGACCTACCATGAAAGAAGTAGCAAAGGAGCTAGAGAGGATTCAAGGCATTGATAATAAAGATTCCAATGGTATTCAACATAATTATGAAGATTTAGCATATGCACAACCTGAAATTGCAGACTACTCTTGGAATGTTTCCACATCGTCAATAGGGTTAACTTTTGATAGTGCTGCTACTAGCTTCTCGTTGCATCAAGAATTACCATTGTTGTAA